A window of the Archocentrus centrarchus isolate MPI-CPG fArcCen1 chromosome 17, fArcCen1, whole genome shotgun sequence genome harbors these coding sequences:
- the LOC115796170 gene encoding SLAM family member 6 has product MTSWCCVLEKAQDGTMFSLVVLALLSCTETQGLQHGFVLHGEDLLLDVQKPVVLDKKTDFFWKFNTSNYVGKIGYSTEAILFDGYEGRAELFKQNYSLLLKNVQHSDSGDYIGIVVGVQEQRVAEYKVTVQDPVSPVSLTVDSVSSSSDSCNLTVTCSTTDAHISSTFTCDTRSCSQVEQKNLKAAAHYQVSWEQSKKEIKPYCETTSDGVSFCVVKTVVFSVGLIIMVFAVISVHVMEKIKKKE; this is encoded by the exons ATGACTTCCTGGTGTTGCGTTTTGGAGAAAGCTCAAGACGGTACAATGTTTTCCTTGGTGGTTCTGGCACTGCTGTCCTGCACTGAGACACAAG ggCTCCAACATGGGTTTGTGCTGCATGGAGAAGACTTACTCCTGGATGTACAGAAACCTGTTGTACttgacaaaaagacagattttttcTGGAAATTTAATACCAGTAATTATGTTGGTAAAATCGGTTATAGCACAGAGGCAATATTATTTGATGGCTATGAAGGAAGGGCTGAGCTGTTTAAACAAAATTACTCTTTGTTATTAAAGAATGTTCAACACAGTGACAGTGGAGATTACATTGGAATAGTGGTTGGGGTACAAGAGCAAAGAGTAGCTGAATACAAGGTCACAGTCCAAG ATCCAGTTTCTCCAGTTAGCCTGACAGTGGACTCTGTGTCCAGCAGCTCAGACTCCTGTAACCTCACTGTGACCTGCAGCACAACAGACGCTCACATCAGCAGCACCTTTACATGTGACACCAGAAGCTGCTCACAGGTGGAACAAAAGAATTTGAAAGCTGCTGCCCATTACCAAGTGAGCTGGGAGCAGAGTAAGAAGGAGATCAAACCTTACTGTGAGACAA CTTCAGATGGTGTTTCCTTCTGCGTGGTGAAGACAGTCGTCTTCTCTGTCGGTCTGATCATCATGGTGTTTGCTGTCATCAGTGTGCACGTCATGGAGAAGATTAAGAAGAAAGAATAA